One Stratiformator vulcanicus genomic window, TTAGTCGTCGGGCGAGCCAAGTGAATCGCGACACCGCCGATGAGACAGAGGGCGATGACTGCGATCAGGTTTCGGAGGGAGGGGGTGAGCATACGTGGTCAAATAATTGAGGAAATGGCGATGTGACGTAGCCAGGTTCAAATTAAAAAACACGGCGGCATATACATGCAGCTATAAGATATCCGTGTCCCGATTAGCCTCCCGCCAATCATTTAAAATGAAAGCTGACACACTATTGAAGACGGCAATTTCGGCTGCACATGAATTGTTACTCGCCTTTGATTCGCTCAATAAGGACATAGCCACGGCGTTCTTCACTGTCAGGCACAATATCTTTGATTTTTAGTCGGCGTACGACTTCACCGCGTTTTGCGAAAGTGATTTGATCGCCGATTCGAAAATCTGTCACCACACGGTATTTAGAATAGTCTCTTACGCCTCCCGGGACGGGATGCAGGATTCGAAGTTCCACGCGATGATTATTTTCAATCTTCTCAGGTGAAATAAGCGATCCGCCGAGACCACCCACGAAATCGATTTCTGCGTATGCCGGTAATGCATATTGGCCGGGTGGCAAAGCTTCACCGTTTCCTTCAGTCCGCGAAATCTTCAAATAGTTGTTTGCGCCGCCTCCGCTGATGAGGTCGACGCGGTAAGAATAATCTAGTATCGGGATCGTCTCTCCGGCTTTTGCTACATATAAGCGTGTTCCAAATGTGTCATCGGATGCGGATTTGACCCAATCGGACACTTCACCTCGCGCCTTGTACGCGTTAATCGAAAATCCGAAACTCGCTTCTTTGCGACTATCTGTTCCCGCGACTGATCCGAAGACACCAGGGAAAATTTCATCCAATTCACCTCCACGAAATGCGCTAGGAGACGTGACAACTCCGCTCTTGTACTCATCTTCGCCGAGACAACTGTTATGGGCGAGCAAGTAGAATGCGATGACGCAAACAGAGTGTTGTATGAGAACAGCCTTAGGAGTCATCTTTTTCCTTATTCTAAATTTCCAATAGTGTAAAGTCGACGATCAGTTCGTGTAGCTTAGTGTCCCGAACCCGGACGCGATGTCCAGTTTTATGTGGATTCGTCAACTCAATACTGTCAAATCCCGCGTTTGGTGATGCGACGAAGCCGTTAACAACATATTCATGCGACCTGTATAGTGTGTCGTCACTTGCCTCAAACTCGATGTCCGGCTCTTGGGGCAGCCCATCTGCTCGTGTGCCGACAGTGATCGCCCAGGAATGTCCTTGAGAGACGTCAAATATGTGAATCAAAATGCGAAACCACTAACATCGGTCTTAGTGTGCTCGTGGACTTCTGGGTTAAAGTCGAGCGGTCCTTTGAATTCAAGATACTTTTTCCAAAGCAATACCGTTTCGTCCCACAGTTCGTCTAGGGTGATGTCGCCGTTTTTTTTATGGATAAAGCTCGTAAAAGAATCGGCGTCACTACCGATCATTCCAGCGTACGTCGAGTAGCGGCTCCGACGCGCTGGTGACGAATTCGGGAATGCTTGCGCGCAGCGATCTTCGAGCATATCAATCAGTAAGAGTTTCTCATCGAGTGCATTCGGGGATGACGCATACATTCGCGGCCGCTCCAGCGAATTCGCCTGATACGCCTGCATTTCCCGTGCGATGTAGGTGAAAGGTATGTTTTGCGTTTCCATGTCTTAGCCCGTGAATGGGTCGGTTAAATCAAAACCGGTTGTCGGCTGAAGATTCAATGCTCGCAGCATTTTCAGATAGGCGGCTTGAGTCATTCCCTTCGGCCCGGTGAGGGCATCGTAAATTCTGCCGTTTGACAAGACTGCCTGGTGAAACCCCCGCCGAGAAAAAAGAGTTACACCATCTTTCAGAAAGAAGAATTGCGCACCACCTGCATCGCGAATCTCAATGATTCTAGCATTCGCCCCCGTCGCGACGAACATTTCTCTGACTCGGTAGGCAACTTCATTACAACGCATCGCCTGCGGAGGAATCTTATTGAAAAGTTTCGTCATGTAGCCGGCAACAGGGGCCAAACCGGCCAAGCTGCCTCGTGTCAAGAGCGCAATTTGAACTCCGTTATTCCGTGCCACTTCCGCAATCTTCACGGCCGTCTGCCAGTTGCCGCGACGAACAGCATGCCAGAAGGTTTGCGTGACACTATCCAACGCCACGAAATCACTGCCAAGCTTCGTGCCAGTCGGATCGATAAGTGTAGCCTTCAAATATGAGTAACCGTAGGTGTCTGCTGGTTCGGCTAGGTTTCCGTAGAGCGAAGAAGATTGAAAATCGATTGACGACACCGAGAAGGGGACGCCCACCGGGACCGGAGCCTGTCGATCTTCGTCGTGCCAAATTTCGAGCGGTGGACCAGTGACGGACAGCAACAAAGAACACCCTTGCATCCCGTCTGGAATTGTTAGGGTCAACGCAAACAACGTAGGCAGGTCGTCTGTCGTTGCTGGGCCAGCGATCGGAGCGCCGGGGGTTTTTGCCTCCAAATGATCAACAATTGTCGAATTCAGATCGACTCGCTTGAGTTCATCCAAGTCCCCACCAAACGCGATCAACGTCACCCCGTCGACATCCTTGTTTCCTGTATAAAACAAGTTCCGGTAGTCGATTGTGATACGATAGCTGTGGCCCGGTTCGAATTGTTTGCCGGCATATTTCAGCGATTTGCTGAGAGTGCTGAGCGGCTGGCCGTTCGCGGTGTTGTCGAAGTCTTCGTCCGAGTCGCCGGTGCCGAGGTCTTCCCACGTGAATCTCACGCCGTCATCGCTGAAGGCGGCGACTTCGACGTTTTTCGAGCCGGAGACCGTCAGCTCGACCGAGAGCGTCTGCCACTCGACCTGCATACTGTTGTGCCCCAGCGCGGTTTGCGTCCCCGCATCCTTCCCCGATTTCGCCAGATTGAAAAGTTCTTGGGCGACCGCCTTGACACAATCGCGATCGGCCCCGTCGCCGAGCGAGACGAGCAGGTCGCCGCTCGATCCGCCAGGGACCGTCGAGGCGAAAGCGTTGGCGGAGACGGTAAACGTTACGACCGCACAGGCAGCGGCGGCAATCAGGATTCTTCGCATCACGGACCCGGGAATAATTAGCGGTGGGAACTTTGCAGGAGGTGGGCGATACTCTTGTGTAGTGGTCGGATATGCAAGTGGAAAAATATGAAGTTTTGATTTGTGCAATATCTTCCGCTTACGGGATGCGGTGCGGTTGCTGCGGAAGGCGTGACGATCCCGGCGTTGTCCGCTGCCGTTTCGCGGGTCGAGCGGCTATACTGGGAGGAGCCGACTTCCTCGGGGCGATGTCCTCGGAGGGCACGGTCGAATTCCGTTCTGTTCGCCACTGAAACTACGCAGAAACTCCATGTCCGACCGACGCAATCTGTTCAACAAAGTTTGGGACCTGCACGCCGTTCACGAGTTGCCGAGCGGGCAGACGCAGTTGTTTATCGGCCTGCACCTGATCCACGAGGTGACCAGCCCGCAGGCGTTCGGCATGCTTCGCCAGCGCGATCTGACGGTGAAGTATCCCGACCGCACCATCGCGACGGTCGACCATATCGTGCCGACGGAGAATCAGGCCCGGCCCTTCTTCGACTCACTCGCCGAGGAGATGATGGTCGCGATCGAGAAGAACTGCGACGAGTTCGGCGTCCGGTTGCTCGACATCGACAGCGGCGATCAAGGCATCGTGCATGTCGTGGGGCCGGAGCAGGGGCTGACGCAGCCGGGCATGACGGTCGCGTGCGGTGACAGTCACACGAGTACGCACGGGGCGTTCGGGGCGATCGCCTTCGGCATCGGCACCAGTCAGGTCGCGCAGGTCCTCGCGACGCAAACGCTGCCGATGAATCGGCCGAAGGTCCGGCGGATCGAAGTCAACGGCGAACTTCGCCCCGGGGTGTTCGCCAAAGACGTGATCCTGCACATCATCCGCAGGCTCGGCGTGCAGGGGGGCGTCGGTTACGCCTACGAATACGCCGGCGAGGTCTTCGACGCGATGACGATGGAAGAGCGGATGACGGTCTGCAATATGAGCATCGAAGGCGGGGCCCGTTGCGGCTACGTCAATCCGGATGAGAAGACGGTCGAATACATCCGCGGACGGAAGTTCGCTCCGCAGGGGGATGACTTCGAGGTTGCCGCGAGTTGGTGGACGAGTCTCGCCTCGCCCCCCGATGCGGAGTTCGACGACGTCGTGACCTTCGATGCGGCCGACATCGAACCGACCGTCACTTGGGGTATTACGCCGGCCCAGTCGGTCGGGGTGAAAGAATCGGTCCCGGCTCTTGATGACGTCCCGGACGATGATCGCACCGTGGTTGCCGAGGCCATTGAATTCATGGGCTTCGAGCAGGGACAACCGATCGCGGGGACGCCGATCGACGTCGCCTTCATCGGTTCTTGCACGAATGGGCGGATCAGCGATCTCCGGCAGGCCGCGGAGATCGTGAAGGGACGCAAAGTGACGGATGGCATTCGGGCGATCGTGGTCCCCGGATCGCAAAAGGTCCGCGAAGTCGCGATGGCCGAAGGGCTCGACAAGATCTTCGAAGAGGCCGGCTTCGAATGGCGGGAAGCGGGTTGTTCGATGTGCTTGGCGATGAACCCCGACAAGCTGAAGCATCGCGAGGTTTGCGCTTCTTCGAGCAACCGCAACTTCAAAGGTCGTCAGGGCCATCCCACCGGCCGCACCCTGCTGATGAGCCCCGCCATGGTCGCCGCCGCGGCAATCGAAGGGAAAGTGACCGACGTGCGTGAGCTGATGGAGATGGCGGAGGTTTGAGCCGAAAGGGAGTTAGCTATGTTTGAAACCGAAAAATTTGAACTCCCCGTGCGAGTCAACGAGATAGGGCGCGTTGTTGTGCCGGCAATATTCGAAAACCTCGACGATTTACTTTCCGTTCGCCATGGAACCATGGACGAGCAAGACATCAGGCGGATGAAAATTTCTGAGGCGCTTGTTGATACGGGAGCGTCGCGAATTTCAGTGCCGATCGAATTTATTGAACGACTTGGCCTTAAGCGTCACAAGGAAGTGTCGCTACGAACTGCTAACGGTTGGAGAAAAACGGGGATGTACGAACTCGTGAAGGTCAGCGTTTTCGATCGAGAAACGTTCTCCGAAGTCATTGAACTCCCTTCCGGTTCACCCGTCCTGATCGGTCAGTTGCCGCTGCAGTCGATGGACTGGGTGATCGACATGAAAAATGAGTGCCTTCGTGGCAATCCGGAACACGGCGGGGAGTGGATGGATGAAGTTTGGTAATGCTTGTCCCAGCTTTTTGGGCCGTCAAAACGAACTAACCAATAACGATTAACGACATGAGCGATTCCTCCATTACCTCGATCACCGGCACCGCGATTCCGCTGTTGCTGGATGATATCGATACCGACCGGATCATCCCGGCGCGGTACCTCCGCTGCGTTACGTTCGACGGGCTCGGCGAGCATGCGTTTCGGGACGACCGGGAGTCGCGGGATGATCATCCGTTCGATCATCCGCACCATGCGGACGCCGAAGTGCTCATCGCCGGTCGCAATTTCGGATGCGGCTCGTCGCGTGAGCACGCCCCGCAGTCGCTGATGCACTGGGGGATCGACGTGATCGTGGCGGAGTCGTTCGCCGAGATTTTCTTCGGCAACTGCACGTCGCTCGGCATTCCCTGCGTGACCGCAGCGCGGGCGGACCTTAAGAAGCTGGAAGAATTCGCGAAGGCTTCTCCGAAGACCGAGTTCACCGTCGACCTTGAAACACTGACCGTCAAGGCGGGAGACATCGAAGTCTCCTGCCACATGCCCGATGGCCCACGCAAAGCGCTCATGACCGGCCAGTACGATGCCCTCGGCCAGCTCCTCGAGACAGCCGACGACATTGAAGAGACGGCGCAGACGCTGCCTTACATGACTAACTTCGCTCATCCGACGGTTTCCTAGAAGCGATTTCAATACCATCCAGAGGCGCAAGCCGATGGTCGATCAACCAGCGATTTTCCCGACGGCTGGCGCCTCGGGCTTGTATGACAGACGAATTGAAATTGCTTCCAGGCTGAGGCAAAAGTAAGAACCGATCATTCTCAGGCCGACAATCTCGCGATGAAGTTCCTGCTGACAAATGATGACGGCTACGATGCCCCCGGTCTGGCTCTACTGCGTAGAGCGGCTGAGCAATTCGGGGCGGTCACGTCGGTCGCGCCACTGGAACATCATTCCGGCTGCGGGCATCGGGTGACGACCGATCGGGAATTATCGCTCGTCGATCGCGGCTCGGGTGACTTCTCCCTCGACGGGACACCGGCCGACTGTGTTCGGATCGGGTTGTCGCACGTGGCCTCCGATGCCGAATGGGTGCTGGCCGGCCTGAACGATGGCGGCAATCTCGGAGTCGATACTTATATTTCCGGAACGGTCGCCGCCGCCCGCGAAGCCGTGTTGATGGGTCGTCCGGCCATTGCGTTTTCTCGCTTCAAACGCGGACGAAGCAACGAATGGGAGCGATTGAACGATTTTCTGCCCGGCGTACTTGAGCGACTGAGAGATCGGCCGTTGCCTTCCGGCCATCTTTGGAACGTGAATTTCCCCGATCTGGAGGACCTCAGTTCCGAAACCCGGATGGTCGACTGCCATTTAGAGCCGGCGCATCTTCCCATCGATTTCACCCGCAAAGGCGACGCCTTCCGGTATCGCGGAGTCTATTCGGAACGACCGCAGACACCGGGTAGCGATGTGGCGGTCTGTTTCGCCGGGAACATCGCGGTTTCGCTGATTCCGGTATTGGCTGCCCCGATGTCGACTCCCGGACATGAGGCAAAATTCGAACCGGGTAAGCAGAGCTAGGTCCGGGGCAAATCGGCTTCGCTTGTCTGTTCCGATTGGATTTTGGCGAGAAACTCTTCGGGCGACTCCTGCGGAATGTCGCGAAGCGAATCGAGTTCCTCCTCCGACGCCGTCGTGAGCCGTTCGATATGCTCCTGCTCAAACTTTCGGTCTTCGCTTCGAAATCGCCACAGGAAGACGGCGATTGAAAGCAGCGCCACCACCACGAAGCCGACGACGTACGGGGTGATATCGAAGCGTTCGATGGGTGTTGCGACCGGAGCCGGGCGGCGTTCGATTGTCTTGGCGAGGACTAATGGTGCGACGTGCAATCCGCCGTTCGAAGCATAGCCCTGTCGCTTGAAGACGTAGCCGACGGCTTCGATGTCGATTCCGTCGCCGACCGACTCCCCGACCGGAATATCGGATGCAAGGCCGGTCGCGATCAAATGCACGGGATTGTTGCCCGATTCGGGAGTGAAAACCCAGACGTCGAAAAGCTGTTCGGTCGTCCGTTCGGCTTCGCTATCTCGAAGCTTGAAGGGGGCAATCCGCCTCGCGGTTCCCGAAACGCGAATGAGTCGACCGCGATAGTGATCGGTTTCGATCATCAGAACCGGGAAGGAGACATCGGTTGCGGCAGCCGACTTCAGAACGGTGTCGTCGCTGGCCCGCAAAATATCGAGGGTCTGCAGGTAGGCGTCGCGTTCGTCGTTTCGAATGTTGAGCGTGTCGTCCTCGACGCCGGCGAACATGGCAGCCGGTAACTGTGACAATGCCCCGCGCTTCGTGCGATCAACAACTTCGATTGCGGAAGCCGGCAAAGACCGCTCGCTGACAAATTCGCCGCCGCTGGCTGCACGGACGCCGTCGAGCTGCACGTTGAATCTGACATCGTCGAGCGCAGGACCCGCTTGTGCGGTGACGGGGTTTTTCTGCTCGGCGGGGAACATCCACCACCAGAAATCGGCCTCGGCGGTGACCTTCATCGCGATCAGAATGAACGCCAGCCCACCGACGAGTCGGAGCAGCCGAAATTGATCACGGCGATTGAGCCACGGGTTCTGAGATCGGTTTGAGCGAAACCGCATCGGTGAATTTTTTGTATTTGGTTGCGGAAGGCCGCGTGCGGCCCAGAATCGAAGCGTTAATTCGATCGTATGCTGCCGGCACGCCGCCTTCAATCAGCAAAGAGATTGCAGAAAGTGCGGACGCAGAAATGCTCGACCCCGATTTTTTGACGATTATTCTTCGCGACGATTGTTCCGATGTTCGTTCCGCTTAGAGGGAAGATCGCTGATGAAAGCTGTAAAGCCGCCGCGAATGTCGATCTGCGTCGTTCGGCACGTCTTGGCCACTCTTGTTTGCGCGGCGAGCTTGGGGAGCGTGACCGGAAACGCGTGCCGGGCCGGAGAGTACAATCCGACGCTCTCGATCGGAGACGCCGCACCTTTGTGGAAGCCGCTACCCTCGGCCGACCGTAAACAATTCGGAAGCAAAGATTTCGCCGAATCGAAAGTGTTGCTGGTCGCGTTCACCTGCGAGACATGCCCCTACGCGACCGATTACGTGAAGCGGCTGACGGCATTTTCCGAGCAGGCGGCAAATAAGAAGTGGCCTGTCGCGATCATTGCCGTCAATTCGAATGCGACGCCTCGCGATCAAATCGACGCGATGAAGCGTCGCGAGCCGGCCTATCCGTTTCCCTATTTGAAGGACGAATCCGG contains:
- the leuC gene encoding 3-isopropylmalate dehydratase large subunit, whose product is MSDRRNLFNKVWDLHAVHELPSGQTQLFIGLHLIHEVTSPQAFGMLRQRDLTVKYPDRTIATVDHIVPTENQARPFFDSLAEEMMVAIEKNCDEFGVRLLDIDSGDQGIVHVVGPEQGLTQPGMTVACGDSHTSTHGAFGAIAFGIGTSQVAQVLATQTLPMNRPKVRRIEVNGELRPGVFAKDVILHIIRRLGVQGGVGYAYEYAGEVFDAMTMEERMTVCNMSIEGGARCGYVNPDEKTVEYIRGRKFAPQGDDFEVAASWWTSLASPPDAEFDDVVTFDAADIEPTVTWGITPAQSVGVKESVPALDDVPDDDRTVVAEAIEFMGFEQGQPIAGTPIDVAFIGSCTNGRISDLRQAAEIVKGRKVTDGIRAIVVPGSQKVREVAMAEGLDKIFEEAGFEWREAGCSMCLAMNPDKLKHREVCASSSNRNFKGRQGHPTGRTLLMSPAMVAAAAIEGKVTDVRELMEMAEV
- the surE gene encoding 5'/3'-nucleotidase SurE; the protein is MKFLLTNDDGYDAPGLALLRRAAEQFGAVTSVAPLEHHSGCGHRVTTDRELSLVDRGSGDFSLDGTPADCVRIGLSHVASDAEWVLAGLNDGGNLGVDTYISGTVAAAREAVLMGRPAIAFSRFKRGRSNEWERLNDFLPGVLERLRDRPLPSGHLWNVNFPDLEDLSSETRMVDCHLEPAHLPIDFTRKGDAFRYRGVYSERPQTPGSDVAVCFAGNIAVSLIPVLAAPMSTPGHEAKFEPGKQS
- a CDS encoding retropepsin-like aspartic protease; the protein is MFETEKFELPVRVNEIGRVVVPAIFENLDDLLSVRHGTMDEQDIRRMKISEALVDTGASRISVPIEFIERLGLKRHKEVSLRTANGWRKTGMYELVKVSVFDRETFSEVIELPSGSPVLIGQLPLQSMDWVIDMKNECLRGNPEHGGEWMDEVW
- a CDS encoding thioredoxin family protein codes for the protein MKAVKPPRMSICVVRHVLATLVCAASLGSVTGNACRAGEYNPTLSIGDAAPLWKPLPSADRKQFGSKDFAESKVLLVAFTCETCPYATDYVKRLTAFSEQAANKKWPVAIIAVNSNATPRDQIDAMKRREPAYPFPYLKDESGELGKAFGATRTPEFFVINAERKVVYMGAFDDSTDPEKVTQSYVADAVAAALKGESPEVTETVPIGCNIRYPRRRRPRD
- a CDS encoding 3-isopropylmalate dehydratase small subunit, yielding MSDSSITSITGTAIPLLLDDIDTDRIIPARYLRCVTFDGLGEHAFRDDRESRDDHPFDHPHHADAEVLIAGRNFGCGSSREHAPQSLMHWGIDVIVAESFAEIFFGNCTSLGIPCVTAARADLKKLEEFAKASPKTEFTVDLETLTVKAGDIEVSCHMPDGPRKALMTGQYDALGQLLETADDIEETAQTLPYMTNFAHPTVS